A stretch of the Capsicum annuum cultivar UCD-10X-F1 chromosome 8, UCD10Xv1.1, whole genome shotgun sequence genome encodes the following:
- the LOC107879759 gene encoding non-specific lipid-transfer protein isoform X2, which translates to MAHHFLVFLSLALLISSLSIQYVLGAAPLDDPVSTCITVAIKLDPCLQYIIKGDGPTEACCTGVSDVSKLGQSKRDRVVICLCLQKMIINLDSKDIPPRVAELPNKCGVSYNMPPIDKNYNCNKISMFSDDEGVVLI; encoded by the exons ATGGCTCATcattttcttgtgtttctctcTTTAGCTCTACTAATAAGTAGTCTCTCAATCCAATATGTGTTGGGTGCTGCTCCTCTCGATGATCCTGTTTCGACCTGTATAACAGTTGCTATCAAGCTAGATCCATGCCTCCAATACATTATAAAAGGTGATGGTCCAACAGAAGCTTGTTGTACTGGTGTAAGTGACGTATCCAAACTTGGACAATCAAAAAGAGATAGAGTTGTTATCTGCCTCTGCTTACAAAAGATGATCATTAATCTTGATAGTAAAGACATCCCCCCTCGTGTAGCTGAACTTCCTAACAAGTGTGGTGTTTCTTATAACATGCCTCCTATTGATAAAAACTACAACTGTAACAA GATTTCTATGTTTTCTGATGATGAAGGGGTAGTACTGATCTAA
- the LOC107879759 gene encoding non-specific lipid-transfer protein isoform X1, whose translation MAHHFLVFLSLALLISSLSIQYVLGAAPLDDPVSTCITVAIKLDPCLQYIIKGDGPTEACCTGVSDVSKLGQSKRDRVVICLCLQKMIINLDSKDIPPRVAELPNKCGVSYNMPPIDKNYNCNNMPMTDDEGVLVIKLPEPVTEPEI comes from the exons ATGGCTCATcattttcttgtgtttctctcTTTAGCTCTACTAATAAGTAGTCTCTCAATCCAATATGTGTTGGGTGCTGCTCCTCTCGATGATCCTGTTTCGACCTGTATAACAGTTGCTATCAAGCTAGATCCATGCCTCCAATACATTATAAAAGGTGATGGTCCAACAGAAGCTTGTTGTACTGGTGTAAGTGACGTATCCAAACTTGGACAATCAAAAAGAGATAGAGTTGTTATCTGCCTCTGCTTACAAAAGATGATCATTAATCTTGATAGTAAAGACATCCCCCCTCGTGTAGCTGAACTTCCTAACAAGTGTGGTGTTTCTTATAACATGCCTCCTATTGATAAAAACTACAACTGTAACAA TATGCCTATGACTGATGATGAAGGGGTACTAGTGATTAAGCTGCCGGAACCGGTGACGGAGCCAGAAATTTGA
- the LOC124886660 gene encoding uncharacterized protein LOC124886660, which translates to MLKLMYTVIILLLVLATPAMAAKPYSYKTVQKRLAPCIKFIQGKYYSIKPSGRCCRGLIDISDMMKIGRKDYVTVCKNIKKALLHMNYDPNLIKTGSQQCRTGFTLPPVGHTTNCA; encoded by the coding sequence atgttgaaactGATGTATACAGTGATCATTCTCTTGCTTGTTTTAGCAACACCAGCAATGGCAGCCAAGCCTTATTCTTATAAAACTGTTCAAAAAAGGCTAGCACCTTGTATTAAGTTCATTCAAGGGAAATATTATTCGATTAAGCCATCGGGGAGGTGCTGCAGAGGACTGATAGATATAAGTGACATGATGAAAATTGGCAGAAAGGATTATGTAACTGTTTGCAAGAATATTAAGAAAGCACTTTTACATATGAATTATGATCCAAATCTTATAAAAACTGGTTCACAGCAATGTAGAACAGGGTTTACTTTGCCTCCTGTTGGCCATACCACTAATTGTGCTTGA
- the LOC107879760 gene encoding non-specific lipid-transfer protein: MAHFLVPLCLILLISIQYVLSAPSCQTVTSQLSPCLPYIRNDSGNKGGNSPTVPCCTGVNNIYKLQKSKGDRVVICNCLKTVLINLGNMVIPSRVSELPKKCGVSYNMPPIDKNYDCNKVSMY; this comes from the exons ATGGCTCATTTTCTTGTGCCTCTCTGTTTAATCCTACTTATAAGTATCCAATATGTCTTGAGTGCTCCTTCCTGTCAAACAGTTACATCTCAGTTATCTCCATGTCTCCCATACATCAGAAATGACAGTGGTAATAAGGGAGGTAACAGTCCAACAGTACCTTGTTGTACAGGAGTGAATAACATTTACAAACTTCAAAAATCAAAAGGAGATAGAGTTGTTATCTGCAACTGTTTAAAAACGGTACTTATTAATCTGGGAAATATGGTCATTCCCTCTCGTGTTTCTGAACTTCCTAAGAAGTGTGGCGTTTCTTACAACATGCCTCCTATTGATAAAAACTACGACTGTAACAA GGTTTCTATGTACTGA
- the LOC107879759 gene encoding non-specific lipid-transfer protein 1 isoform X3: MARSILFLSLALLISSLSIQYVLSDSPSSTCIEAALKLDPCLLYIMKGGDGPSPTDACCTGVDILSKLAKSRVDRIVLCYCFKKIFWTLDNEDIHSRVAGLPNKCGISYTMPPTDKTYNCNKISMFSDDEGVVLI; this comes from the exons ATGGCTCGTTCTATTTTGTTTCTCTCTTTGGCCCTACTAATAAGTAGTCTTTCAATCCAATATGTGTTGAGTGATTCTCCTTCTTCGACCTGTATAGAAGCTGCTCTCAAGCTAGATCCATGCTTGCTATACATTATGAAGGGAGGTGATGGTCCAAGTCCAACAGATGCTTGTTGTACTGGTGTAGATATCCTATCCAAACTTGCAAAATCAAGAGTAGATAGAATTGTTCTCTGTTACTGCTTTAAGAAAATATTCTGGACTCTTGATAATGAAGACATTCACTCTCGCGTAGCTGGACTCCCTAACAAGTGTGGCATTTCTTATACCATGCCTCCTACTGATAAAACCTACAACTGTAACAA GATTTCTATGTTTTCTGATGATGAAGGGGTAGTACTGATCTAA